Proteins from one Sphingomonas sp. HF-S4 genomic window:
- a CDS encoding CoA pyrophosphatase, with the protein MTLADRLRAALNSPHETILLAGDHFDFDPDIAGNPAAVLVAVTDRAEPGVILTQRTESLRRHPGQVAFPGGRIDPGDDGPIGAALREAEEEIALPPSAVQVIGTGDRYRTVTGYEVTPIVGVVPPDLTLVPAEAEVAAVFEVPLAFLLDPANQVEATATYQGRERRYYEILWGDRRIWGATAAMIVNLSRRLRWTA; encoded by the coding sequence GTGACGCTTGCCGACCGGCTGCGTGCGGCGCTAAACAGTCCGCACGAGACGATATTGCTCGCCGGGGACCATTTCGACTTCGACCCCGACATCGCAGGCAATCCCGCCGCGGTGCTCGTCGCGGTCACCGATCGCGCCGAGCCCGGCGTGATCCTCACCCAGCGCACCGAATCGCTGCGGCGACATCCGGGGCAAGTCGCCTTTCCCGGCGGGCGAATCGACCCCGGGGACGACGGCCCCATCGGCGCGGCGCTGCGCGAGGCCGAAGAGGAGATCGCACTGCCGCCATCGGCGGTGCAGGTGATCGGCACCGGCGACCGCTACCGCACTGTGACGGGCTATGAGGTCACGCCGATCGTAGGGGTGGTGCCACCCGACCTGACGCTGGTGCCTGCCGAGGCCGAAGTCGCCGCGGTGTTCGAAGTCCCGCTCGCCTTCCTGCTCGACCCCGCCAACCAGGTAGAGGCGACTGCCACCTATCAGGGTCGCGAGCGGCGCTATTACGAGATCCTCTGGGGCGATCGCCGCATCTGGGGCGCCACCGCGGCGATGATCGTCAACCTTTCGCGGAGACTCCGTTGGACCGCCTGA
- a CDS encoding CCA tRNA nucleotidyltransferase, which yields MDRLTLPPAEWRHREGLDRLVEVLGDARFVGGSVRDTLLGIPVSDIDLATPLPPERVLELLRAAQIRAVPTGIEHGTITVVLESGPVEVTTLRRDVSTDGRRATVAFTDDWREDAARRDFTINALYADPRTGAIYDYFGGLADLEARHVRFIGDPLQRIAEDHLRILRFFRFLARFGDRADPEGLDACVARSKDLMALSRERIRDELLKLLVAKDAVRVVRMMLERGVFEPVLPEIVSADRLAQLAQREREAGIAPHPLRRLAALLPENAQLADQIGARLKLSNAERKRLIAAVAQPQGAAKPLAYRLGIDSALDQLLLSDRPIAEVAEIESWQAPRLPLTGGALVARGLAKGPEVARALRAVEDRWIQEGFPGEDRVVQLADDVVAQALRASISDQAASGSSGRA from the coding sequence TTGGACCGCCTGACTCTTCCCCCCGCCGAATGGCGCCACCGCGAAGGACTCGACCGGCTGGTCGAGGTGCTCGGCGACGCGCGATTCGTCGGCGGATCGGTGCGCGATACGCTGCTCGGCATCCCTGTCTCGGACATCGACCTCGCCACGCCGCTGCCCCCAGAGCGGGTGCTCGAGTTGCTCCGCGCCGCGCAGATCCGCGCGGTGCCGACGGGGATCGAACACGGCACGATCACCGTCGTCCTCGAAAGCGGCCCGGTCGAAGTCACCACCTTGCGCCGCGACGTCTCGACCGACGGCCGCCGTGCCACCGTCGCCTTCACCGACGATTGGCGCGAGGATGCCGCGCGCCGCGACTTCACGATCAACGCGCTCTATGCCGATCCGCGCACTGGCGCGATCTATGACTATTTCGGCGGCCTCGCCGACCTGGAGGCGCGCCATGTCCGTTTCATCGGCGATCCGCTCCAGCGTATCGCCGAGGATCACCTTCGCATCCTCCGCTTCTTCCGCTTCCTCGCCCGCTTCGGCGACCGCGCCGATCCCGAGGGTCTCGACGCCTGCGTAGCCCGATCGAAAGACCTGATGGCGTTGTCGCGCGAGCGTATCCGCGACGAACTGCTCAAGCTGCTCGTCGCGAAGGACGCCGTGCGCGTGGTGCGGATGATGCTCGAGCGCGGGGTATTCGAGCCCGTGCTGCCCGAGATCGTCTCCGCCGATCGACTCGCCCAGCTCGCGCAGCGCGAGCGCGAAGCCGGGATCGCGCCGCATCCGCTCCGCCGCCTTGCCGCGCTGCTGCCGGAAAATGCCCAGCTCGCCGATCAGATCGGCGCGCGGCTCAAGCTGTCCAATGCCGAGCGCAAGCGGCTGATCGCCGCGGTGGCGCAGCCCCAGGGCGCCGCGAAGCCCCTTGCCTATCGGCTGGGCATCGATTCGGCGCTCGACCAGCTATTGCTCTCGGATCGCCCGATCGCCGAGGTTGCCGAGATCGAATCGTGGCAGGCACCTCGGCTACCGCTCACTGGCGGCGCGCTGGTGGCGCGCGGTCTCGCCAAGGGGCCGGAAGTCGCCCGCGCCCTGCGCGCGGTCGAGGATCGCTGGATCCAAGAGGGTTTTCCCGGCGAGGATCGCGTCGTGCAACTCGCCGACGACGTCGTGGCTCAGGCGTTGCGCGCGAGCATCAGCGACCAGGCTGCGTCGGGCTCGAGTGGCCGCGCATAA
- a CDS encoding putative bifunctional diguanylate cyclase/phosphodiesterase produces the protein MLDLLPVPAVVVALEGGKFHFRALNRPFRIAGLGTTAAESPLVRLLGTQLRRFLESDETHREIAWQFGEEVDCRYFRVTFARRAAQLASGRCLVTLVDQTSELRTEHSLRREMATDSLTGLPNRTGFGDQLEAMIGEDDAERFAVLVVNLDRFSRVNAVMGGLTGDELLISVARRLKGALRGRDILARMGGDEFGVLLTLDDGPDDALQVAKRIQAALASPFRLSDFEIRVECSIGIALGADNRGEPENLIRHAQFAVKRAKTSGRTELYHIRAFDIAREQFGIETQLRRAIENGEMTLSYQPICDLGTGKLVSFEALARWTTERGVALSPNDFIPVAEESGLIVPLGRWAMGEAARTLASWDQAAGGDCGVKVAVNLSAIQLQRDRIPEMVQAALEQHGISGSRLTLELTESAIVSDPDRISRTMLALKDLGTTLAMDDFGTGYSNLAYLQKLPIDQLKIDRSFVSGMLADRDKIAIVRAVLSLAQALGMETTAEGIETNELAQTLAALGCTYGQGYLYARPLEPDAAWSLMLARNA, from the coding sequence ATGCTCGACCTGCTGCCAGTGCCTGCCGTGGTGGTGGCGCTGGAAGGCGGCAAGTTCCATTTCCGCGCGCTCAACCGGCCGTTTCGAATCGCCGGGTTGGGGACGACTGCCGCCGAATCGCCGCTGGTCCGGCTGCTCGGCACCCAGCTTCGCCGCTTCCTCGAATCGGACGAGACGCATCGCGAGATCGCCTGGCAGTTCGGCGAGGAAGTCGATTGCCGCTATTTCCGAGTCACCTTCGCGCGCCGCGCGGCGCAGCTGGCGAGCGGCCGATGCCTGGTGACGCTGGTCGACCAGACTTCGGAGCTGCGCACCGAGCACAGCCTGCGCCGCGAAATGGCGACCGACAGCCTGACCGGCTTGCCCAACCGCACCGGGTTCGGCGACCAGCTTGAGGCGATGATCGGCGAGGACGACGCCGAGCGCTTCGCGGTGCTGGTGGTCAACCTCGATCGGTTCAGCCGCGTCAATGCCGTGATGGGCGGCCTGACCGGCGACGAGCTGCTGATCTCCGTCGCGCGGCGTTTGAAGGGCGCGCTGCGCGGCCGCGACATCCTCGCGCGCATGGGGGGCGACGAGTTCGGCGTGCTGCTGACGCTCGACGACGGTCCCGATGACGCGCTCCAGGTCGCCAAGCGGATCCAGGCGGCGCTCGCCTCGCCGTTCCGTCTTTCCGATTTCGAGATCCGCGTCGAATGCTCGATCGGCATCGCGCTCGGTGCCGACAATCGCGGCGAGCCCGAGAACCTGATCCGCCATGCCCAGTTCGCGGTGAAGCGCGCCAAGACCAGCGGCCGCACCGAACTCTACCATATCCGCGCCTTCGACATTGCCCGCGAGCAGTTCGGCATCGAGACCCAGCTGCGCCGCGCGATCGAAAATGGCGAGATGACGCTGAGCTACCAGCCGATCTGCGACCTCGGCACCGGCAAGCTGGTTTCGTTCGAGGCGCTGGCGCGCTGGACCACCGAACGCGGAGTCGCGCTGTCGCCCAACGACTTCATCCCGGTCGCCGAGGAATCGGGGCTGATCGTTCCGCTGGGCCGCTGGGCGATGGGCGAGGCGGCGCGTACGCTGGCCAGCTGGGACCAGGCGGCTGGGGGGGATTGCGGGGTCAAGGTCGCGGTCAACCTGTCGGCGATCCAGCTTCAGCGCGACCGGATCCCCGAGATGGTCCAGGCGGCGCTCGAGCAGCACGGCATATCCGGCTCGCGGCTGACGCTCGAGCTGACCGAGAGCGCGATCGTCAGCGATCCCGACCGGATCAGCCGGACGATGCTGGCGCTGAAGGATCTCGGCACCACGCTGGCGATGGACGATTTCGGCACTGGCTATTCGAACCTCGCCTATCTCCAGAAGCTGCCGATCGACCAGCTCAAGATCGATCGCAGCTTCGTCTCGGGCATGCTTGCCGACCGCGACAAGATCGCGATCGTCCGCGCGGTGCTCAGCCTCGCGCAAGCGCTGGGTATGGAGACCACTGCCGAGGGGATCGAGACCAACGAGCTGGCACAGACACTCGCCGCGTTGGGCTGCACTTATGGCCAGGGCTATCTTTATGCGCGGCCACTCGAGCCCGACGCAGCCTGGTCGCTGATGCTCGCGCGCAACGCCTGA
- the parC gene encoding DNA topoisomerase IV subunit A, whose translation MTLDTELVDPSGPTDVPFDSALSERYLVYALSTITARSLPDVRDGLKPVHRRLLWAMRLLKLDPASGYKKCARVVGDVIGKYHPHGDQSVYDAMVRLAQTFALRYPLVDGQGNFGNIDGDNAAAYRYTEARLTQVAIDLMAGLDENSVDFRATYNGEEEEPELFPGLFPNLLANGAAGIAVGMATSIPPHNAAELMNAAVALIDNPAANVLDYVSGPDFPTGGVVVDSPAAIAEAYATGRGSFRVRAKIQRVGEKGGGWHLVVTEIPYGVQKGKLIEGIAELINEKKLPILGDVRDESAEDIRIVIEPRSRTVSSEDLIHGLYRLSDLEVRVPLNLNVLDKHRTPRVMSLRDAIAAWVEHQFVVLRRRSEHRLSKIADRLELLGGYIIAFLNLDRVIEIIRTEDEPKAVMMAEFQLTDRQAEAILNMRLRSLRRLEEMELKRERDALMKEQGELETLLSSDARQRTRMKRDLGKMIERYGLETPLGARRTAIAEAAPTREIPLEAMIEREPITVILSQRGWIRAMRGHVELASAETLKFKEGDGPHFAFHAQTTDKLLLAADNGRFYTLGGDKLPGGRGFGEPVRLMLDLEGERQIVAFLPASRASKLLVAASDGRGFVVNVADVIAETRKGKQVVTPRAGAQLKLVRPIGREDDAVAAVGDNRKMLVFPLSEVAELARGQGVQLQRYRDGGLSDVRTFKMEEGLSWAMGGESGRTRSETDLSAWRAARGAAGRMAPNGFPRDNRF comes from the coding sequence ATGACTCTCGATACCGAACTGGTCGACCCGTCCGGCCCTACCGACGTCCCCTTCGATAGCGCGCTTTCGGAGCGCTATCTCGTCTACGCGCTGTCCACGATCACCGCGCGCTCGCTGCCCGACGTTCGCGACGGGCTCAAGCCGGTGCACCGCCGGCTGCTCTGGGCGATGCGGCTGCTCAAGCTCGATCCGGCGAGCGGCTACAAGAAATGCGCGCGCGTCGTCGGCGATGTGATCGGTAAGTACCACCCGCATGGCGATCAGTCCGTCTATGACGCGATGGTTCGCCTCGCCCAGACCTTCGCGCTGCGATACCCGCTGGTCGACGGGCAGGGCAATTTCGGCAATATCGACGGCGATAACGCTGCGGCCTATCGCTACACCGAGGCGCGGCTGACCCAGGTCGCGATCGACCTGATGGCCGGGCTCGACGAGAATTCGGTCGATTTCCGCGCGACCTATAACGGCGAGGAGGAAGAGCCCGAACTCTTCCCCGGCCTGTTCCCCAACCTGCTCGCCAATGGCGCTGCGGGGATCGCGGTTGGCATGGCCACCTCGATCCCGCCGCACAACGCCGCCGAGTTGATGAACGCCGCGGTCGCGCTGATCGACAATCCCGCGGCGAACGTCCTCGACTATGTTAGCGGGCCCGATTTCCCGACCGGCGGCGTCGTGGTCGACAGCCCGGCGGCGATCGCCGAGGCCTATGCCACCGGACGCGGCTCGTTTCGGGTGCGCGCCAAGATCCAGCGGGTGGGCGAGAAGGGCGGCGGCTGGCACCTCGTCGTCACCGAGATTCCGTACGGCGTCCAGAAGGGCAAGCTGATCGAGGGGATCGCCGAGCTCATCAACGAGAAGAAGCTGCCGATCCTCGGCGATGTCCGCGACGAATCGGCCGAGGACATCCGCATCGTGATCGAACCGCGCAGCCGCACGGTGAGCTCGGAAGACCTGATTCACGGGCTCTATCGGCTGAGCGACCTCGAAGTGCGCGTGCCGCTCAACCTCAACGTGCTCGACAAGCACCGCACGCCGCGGGTGATGAGCCTGCGCGACGCGATCGCGGCGTGGGTGGAGCACCAGTTCGTCGTGCTGCGGCGTCGCTCGGAGCACCGGCTGAGCAAGATCGCGGATCGGCTCGAACTGCTCGGCGGCTATATCATCGCCTTCCTCAACCTCGACCGGGTGATCGAAATCATCCGCACCGAGGACGAGCCCAAGGCAGTGATGATGGCCGAGTTCCAGCTCACCGACCGCCAAGCCGAGGCGATCCTCAACATGCGGCTGCGCAGCCTGCGCCGGCTCGAAGAAATGGAGCTCAAGCGCGAGCGCGATGCGCTGATGAAGGAGCAGGGCGAACTCGAGACGCTGCTGTCGTCGGACGCGCGCCAGCGCACGCGGATGAAGCGCGATCTGGGCAAGATGATCGAGCGCTATGGGCTGGAGACTCCGCTCGGTGCCCGACGCACCGCGATCGCCGAGGCGGCGCCCACGCGCGAGATCCCGCTCGAGGCGATGATCGAGCGCGAGCCGATCACCGTGATCCTGTCGCAGCGCGGATGGATACGGGCGATGCGCGGGCATGTCGAATTGGCATCGGCCGAGACGCTCAAGTTCAAGGAAGGCGACGGCCCGCACTTCGCCTTCCACGCGCAGACCACCGACAAGCTGTTGCTCGCCGCCGACAATGGGCGCTTCTATACGCTGGGCGGCGACAAGCTGCCCGGCGGGCGCGGGTTCGGCGAGCCGGTGCGGCTGATGCTCGACCTGGAAGGCGAGCGCCAGATCGTCGCGTTCCTGCCGGCAAGCAGAGCAAGCAAGCTGCTCGTCGCGGCGAGCGACGGGCGCGGCTTCGTGGTCAATGTCGCCGACGTGATCGCCGAGACGCGCAAGGGCAAGCAGGTGGTGACGCCGCGCGCCGGCGCGCAGCTCAAGCTGGTCCGCCCGATCGGGCGCGAGGACGATGCCGTCGCCGCCGTGGGCGACAACCGGAAGATGCTGGTCTTTCCGCTCTCCGAAGTCGCCGAGCTGGCGCGCGGGCAGGGAGTGCAGCTCCAGCGCTATCGCGACGGCGGGCTTTCCGACGTGCGCACCTTCAAGATGGAGGAGGGCCTGAGCTGGGCGATGGGCGGCGAGAGCGGCCGGACGCGCAGCGAGACCGACCTGTCGGCATGGCGCGCGGCGCGCGGTGCGGCGGGACGCATGGCGCCCAACGGCTTCCCGCGGGACAATCGCTTCTGA
- a CDS encoding LysR substrate-binding domain-containing protein has translation MRQIPPLAAVRVFEAAARHGNFTRAAEELGMTQAAVSYQIKLLEERLGAALFARQGRAVVLSDLGRRIAPQVTGAFDAMGDAFASVRTESESVLTIAAPRTLATNWLAARLGAFQLLRPELAVRLLVSDELVDLAGGDADLALRGASGATPGLCAHFLMRMTVTPLASPAFLAQHTHVEAPADLLRLPRISPEDDWWDLWFGVALGDGVDRGQASGIRFDSQVLDGNAAIAGHGLAILSPPMWQPAIDAGLLVQPLPHYAMYRNSFWLMYPEAKRNLPKIRAFRDWLLGEIAHLARNDPMAAFVAPDPA, from the coding sequence ATGCGCCAGATCCCCCCGCTCGCCGCTGTCCGCGTGTTCGAGGCAGCCGCACGCCACGGCAATTTCACCCGCGCCGCCGAGGAACTGGGAATGACCCAGGCGGCGGTGAGCTATCAGATCAAGCTGCTCGAGGAGCGGCTGGGCGCGGCGCTGTTCGCGCGGCAGGGGCGCGCCGTGGTGTTGAGCGACCTCGGCCGGCGCATCGCGCCACAGGTCACCGGGGCGTTCGACGCGATGGGCGATGCCTTCGCCTCGGTGCGGACCGAATCCGAGAGCGTGCTGACCATCGCCGCGCCACGTACCCTCGCCACCAACTGGCTGGCGGCACGGCTGGGGGCGTTCCAGCTGCTGCGGCCCGAGCTCGCGGTGCGGCTGTTGGTCAGTGACGAACTGGTCGATCTGGCCGGTGGCGACGCCGATCTTGCGCTGCGCGGCGCGAGCGGAGCGACGCCCGGGCTTTGCGCGCATTTCCTGATGCGAATGACGGTGACCCCGCTCGCCAGCCCTGCATTCCTGGCCCAGCATACGCACGTCGAGGCGCCCGCCGATCTGCTGCGCCTGCCGCGTATCTCGCCGGAGGACGATTGGTGGGATCTGTGGTTCGGCGTGGCGCTGGGCGATGGAGTCGATCGCGGCCAGGCGTCTGGGATCCGCTTCGACTCGCAGGTGCTCGACGGTAATGCTGCGATCGCCGGGCACGGGCTGGCGATCCTCAGCCCACCGATGTGGCAGCCGGCGATCGATGCCGGACTGCTCGTCCAGCCGCTTCCACACTATGCCATGTATCGAAACAGCTTCTGGCTGATGTATCCCGAGGCCAAGCGCAACCTCCCCAAGATCCGCGCCTTTCGCGACTGGTTGCTCGGCGAAATTGCGCATCTGGCGCGCAATGATCCGATGGCCGCTTTCGTGGCACCCGACCCCGCCTGA
- a CDS encoding UrcA family protein — MLIILSALAALATPAPQAVGPQRPPSLQVRHADLDLSRPEGRATLDRRISRAVKKLCADEVTGRHIKSLTGLRCRSESLARTAPLRNRAVAAATLSARFATADRTGFSKPAGSR; from the coding sequence ATGCTGATCATCCTCTCCGCACTCGCCGCGCTCGCCACCCCCGCCCCTCAGGCAGTGGGACCGCAGCGTCCGCCATCGCTGCAGGTTCGCCATGCCGATCTCGATCTCTCGCGCCCGGAAGGTCGGGCAACCCTCGATCGTCGCATCTCCCGTGCTGTGAAGAAATTGTGCGCGGATGAAGTGACGGGCCGGCACATCAAGTCGCTGACCGGCTTGCGCTGCCGTTCCGAATCGCTCGCTCGAACCGCGCCCCTGCGCAACCGCGCCGTCGCTGCGGCAACCCTTTCGGCCCGCTTCGCGACGGCGGACCGGACCGGCTTTTCGAAACCCGCCGGCTCCCGATAG
- a CDS encoding DUF4349 domain-containing protein, with product MRAFTPQHLVAVAAAASLAACSANDGNSGRTEQSDVPTAAESVVTEVPAQQARVAQKPGAETPPKLPVSLPKLTYAYALSYLLPGDKIAAAQDAHRDLCEEMGPARCQLLGLERGVGEEQASNAKLKLRVATAEARRFQVLLDHEVTEAGGRPENANIATDEVSKQIVDTEARIRQRELLVARLTELLRKRTGRTADLLDTERSVAQAQEELDQARGWLGELKGRVAMSEFEIRYAAIVPTASAQNLGTYLGEAAQGSGAVFTVGLRFFLSLAIYLLPWLTLAALPVLAYRTLRRRRVAASEA from the coding sequence ATGCGTGCCTTCACTCCCCAGCATCTCGTCGCCGTTGCCGCCGCGGCATCGCTTGCCGCCTGTTCCGCCAATGACGGCAATTCGGGGCGAACCGAGCAGTCCGATGTTCCCACCGCGGCCGAGTCGGTCGTCACCGAAGTTCCGGCCCAGCAAGCGCGGGTGGCGCAGAAGCCGGGGGCAGAGACGCCGCCTAAGCTCCCCGTCTCGCTCCCCAAGCTCACTTATGCCTATGCCCTTTCCTACCTCCTCCCCGGCGACAAGATCGCCGCCGCACAGGACGCGCATCGCGACCTGTGCGAGGAGATGGGACCAGCGCGCTGCCAGTTGCTCGGGCTCGAACGCGGCGTCGGCGAGGAACAGGCGAGCAACGCCAAGCTCAAGCTTCGCGTCGCCACTGCCGAGGCTCGCCGCTTTCAGGTGCTGCTAGATCACGAAGTGACCGAGGCCGGCGGCCGTCCCGAGAATGCCAACATCGCCACCGACGAGGTTTCCAAGCAGATCGTCGACACCGAAGCGCGCATCCGCCAGCGCGAATTGCTCGTCGCGCGGCTTACCGAACTGCTCCGGAAGCGAACCGGCCGGACCGCCGACCTGCTCGACACCGAGCGCAGCGTCGCGCAGGCGCAGGAGGAACTCGATCAGGCGCGCGGCTGGCTGGGTGAGCTCAAGGGCCGTGTCGCCATGTCCGAGTTCGAGATCCGCTATGCCGCGATCGTCCCCACTGCCTCGGCGCAGAACCTCGGCACCTATCTCGGCGAGGCGGCACAGGGCTCGGGCGCGGTGTTCACCGTCGGCCTGCGCTTCTTCCTGTCGCTGGCGATCTACCTGCTACCCTGGCTCACCCTCGCCGCGCTGCCGGTGCTGGCATACCGCACACTGCGCCGCCGCCGGGTGGCGGCCAGCGAGGCGTAA
- a CDS encoding DUF4349 domain-containing protein: MRRRFIMVLSGGAAALVVLSACLMLIQTSRSGREMQAPPLELSSMAVEEPPAMAAPPPSASRNVPASPSMALIPAPPRESGAASEIAPADPIAVSVPQLAYAYRLGFRLAGPRIADAQQAHLALCRDAGPARCQLIAMRNGNSDEGYANANLQLRVASSIAQRFRDDLARTIAAAGGRAVETTITADDVSKDMVDTEARIRQREILVARLTGMLRNRQGRVAELVEAERSVAAAQEELDQAKGWLGQLRTRVAMSQFTITYTPATAIEPTPREPSGRLGDAVVASAAAVYAVGRNLLIVLIFLTPWALIFGAGVLLVRRWYSRRPPPPAEA; encoded by the coding sequence ATGCGCAGGCGGTTCATCATGGTCCTGTCAGGCGGCGCTGCCGCGCTGGTCGTACTCAGCGCGTGCCTGATGCTGATCCAGACCAGCCGATCCGGCCGCGAGATGCAGGCTCCGCCGCTCGAACTGTCATCGATGGCCGTGGAGGAACCGCCGGCAATGGCGGCCCCGCCCCCGTCCGCGTCCCGAAACGTCCCGGCTTCCCCGAGCATGGCCTTGATCCCCGCCCCGCCCCGCGAAAGCGGCGCCGCTTCCGAGATCGCTCCCGCCGATCCGATCGCGGTCAGCGTGCCCCAGCTCGCTTACGCCTATCGCCTGGGCTTCCGCCTCGCCGGCCCGCGAATCGCCGACGCGCAGCAGGCGCATCTCGCGCTCTGCCGGGACGCGGGGCCCGCACGTTGTCAGCTCATCGCGATGCGCAACGGCAATTCGGACGAAGGCTATGCCAACGCCAACCTCCAGCTCCGTGTCGCGAGCAGCATCGCGCAGCGCTTCCGCGACGATCTGGCTAGGACAATCGCTGCGGCGGGCGGCCGCGCAGTCGAGACCACGATCACAGCCGACGATGTTTCGAAGGACATGGTCGATACCGAGGCACGAATCCGCCAGCGCGAGATCCTCGTCGCCCGGCTGACCGGGATGCTGCGCAACCGCCAGGGCCGCGTCGCCGAGCTGGTCGAGGCCGAGCGCAGCGTCGCCGCGGCGCAGGAAGAGCTCGACCAGGCCAAGGGCTGGCTCGGCCAGTTGCGTACCCGCGTCGCGATGTCGCAGTTCACGATCACCTACACGCCCGCCACCGCGATCGAGCCGACGCCGCGCGAACCCTCGGGCCGGCTCGGCGACGCGGTGGTCGCATCCGCGGCGGCGGTTTATGCCGTTGGCCGCAACCTGCTGATCGTACTGATCTTCCTTACTCCCTGGGCGCTGATCTTCGGCGCCGGCGTCCTGCTCGTTCGGCGCTGGTACAGCCGGAGGCCGCCCCCACCCGCCGAAGCGTGA
- the purC gene encoding phosphoribosylaminoimidazolesuccinocarboxamide synthase: MARRRQIYEGKAKILYEGPEPGTLIQYFKDDATAFNAQKKGTISGKGVLNNRISEHVFTLLAGIGIPTHFIRRLNMREQLIRQVEIVPIEVVVRNVVAGSLAKRLGIEEGTPLPRTIVEYYYKDDALGDPMVTDEHILAFGWAAQEELHDMADMAIRVNDFLSGLFAGIGIRLVDFKLEFGRIWDNDYARIILADEISPDGCRLWDIASGEKLDKDRFRRDLGGEVEAYQEVARRLGLLPEGDADSAVLDLESHRKRRGK, translated from the coding sequence ATGGCACGCCGCCGTCAGATCTACGAAGGCAAGGCAAAGATCCTCTACGAGGGTCCGGAGCCGGGTACGCTGATCCAGTATTTCAAGGACGACGCGACGGCGTTCAATGCCCAGAAAAAGGGCACGATCAGCGGCAAGGGCGTGCTCAACAACCGCATCTCCGAGCATGTCTTCACGCTGCTCGCCGGGATCGGCATCCCCACGCACTTCATCCGCCGGCTCAACATGCGCGAGCAGTTGATCCGCCAGGTAGAGATCGTCCCGATCGAAGTCGTGGTGCGCAACGTCGTCGCCGGCAGCCTCGCCAAGCGCCTCGGCATCGAGGAGGGCACCCCCCTCCCCCGCACGATCGTCGAATATTACTATAAGGACGACGCGCTCGGCGACCCGATGGTCACCGACGAGCATATCCTCGCCTTCGGCTGGGCCGCGCAGGAAGAGCTGCACGACATGGCCGACATGGCGATCCGCGTGAACGACTTCCTTTCGGGACTGTTCGCCGGGATCGGCATCCGCCTGGTCGACTTCAAGCTCGAGTTCGGCCGCATCTGGGACAATGACTACGCCCGGATCATCCTCGCCGACGAGATCAGTCCCGATGGCTGCCGCCTGTGGGACATCGCCTCGGGCGAGAAGCTCGACAAGGACCGCTTCCGCCGCGATCTTGGCGGGGAAGTTGAAGCCTATCAGGAAGTCGCCCGCCGCCTTGGCCTGCTCCCCGAAGGCGACGCCGATTCCGCGGTGCTCGACCTCGAAAGCCACCGCAAGCGCCGCGGCAAGTAA
- the purS gene encoding phosphoribosylformylglycinamidine synthase subunit PurS — MKLRIIVSLKNGVLDPQGKAIQHALAGLGFEGVDDVRAGKIFELDVADDASDEAIDEMCRKLLANTVIENYRVEKQ, encoded by the coding sequence ATGAAACTCCGCATCATCGTCAGCCTGAAGAACGGCGTGCTCGACCCCCAGGGCAAGGCCATCCAGCACGCGCTCGCAGGCCTTGGCTTCGAAGGCGTCGACGACGTCCGCGCCGGCAAGATCTTCGAGCTCGACGTCGCCGACGACGCGAGCGACGAAGCGATCGACGAGATGTGCCGCAAGCTGCTCGCCAACACCGTGATCGAGAACTACCGGGTCGAAAAGCAATGA
- the purQ gene encoding phosphoribosylformylglycinamidine synthase subunit PurQ produces the protein MKTAVIVFPGSNCDRDIATALEDVTGTAPAMVWHGESELPSGIGLIALPGGFSYGDYLRCGAIAARSPVVRAVVEAAERGVPVIGICNGFQVLTETGLLPGALMRNSGLNFVCRNVALTVDNSQSIFTSGYQAGETITVPVAHHDGNYFADAATLDALEGEGRIAFRYAEDVNGSARNIAGVLNKAGNVLGMMPHPERRIEAAHGGTEGRRLFEGLLEAVA, from the coding sequence ATGAAGACCGCGGTCATCGTCTTCCCCGGCTCTAATTGCGACCGCGACATCGCGACCGCGCTCGAGGACGTGACCGGCACCGCCCCGGCGATGGTCTGGCACGGCGAGAGCGAACTGCCTTCGGGCATTGGCCTGATCGCGCTACCGGGCGGCTTCTCTTATGGCGATTACCTGCGCTGCGGCGCGATCGCGGCACGTTCGCCGGTGGTCCGCGCGGTGGTCGAGGCGGCCGAGCGCGGCGTCCCGGTAATCGGCATCTGCAACGGCTTCCAGGTGCTCACCGAGACCGGGCTGCTCCCCGGCGCACTGATGCGCAATTCGGGATTGAATTTCGTCTGCCGCAACGTCGCGCTCACCGTCGACAACAGCCAGTCGATCTTCACCAGCGGCTATCAGGCCGGCGAGACGATCACCGTCCCCGTCGCGCATCATGACGGCAATTACTTCGCCGATGCCGCGACGCTCGACGCGCTCGAAGGCGAAGGCCGCATCGCCTTCCGCTATGCCGAGGACGTCAACGGCTCGGCGCGCAATATCGCCGGTGTGCTCAACAAGGCCGGCAACGTGCTCGGCATGATGCCCCACCCCGAGCGCCGCATCGAAGCCGCGCATGGCGGCACCGAGGGCCGCCGCCTGTTCGAGGGACTGCTCGAAGCCGTCGCCTGA